A portion of the Sulfuricurvum kujiense DSM 16994 genome contains these proteins:
- a CDS encoding DUF2603 domain-containing protein: protein MSYPDHLHNHIGEISEKMGIDPSDITVVKMSSGSDERHRSLELIQGSWNKDQPWIIVDEEEQIYALTSFESIVKLIGLLTVTQSENFQHKLEKAIWQRLPIDFEDVWAVAMERIRTMARTQSDSTVVNIDLDWLISEIKKKYPNLFYHLDQIMGKKE, encoded by the coding sequence ATGTCATATCCGGATCATTTGCATAATCATATAGGGGAAATCTCCGAAAAAATGGGAATCGATCCTTCTGATATAACGGTCGTGAAAATGTCTTCCGGATCAGATGAACGGCATCGTTCCCTCGAACTGATACAGGGGAGTTGGAATAAAGATCAGCCGTGGATCATTGTGGATGAAGAAGAACAAATCTATGCGCTCACATCTTTCGAATCCATTGTAAAACTCATTGGTTTGCTAACCGTTACTCAAAGCGAAAATTTCCAGCATAAACTTGAAAAAGCGATTTGGCAGCGCTTGCCGATCGATTTTGAAGATGTCTGGGCAGTGGCGATGGAGCGTATCCGCACAATGGCACGGACGCAATCCGACAGCACCGTCGTCAACATCGATTTGGACTGGCTGATAAGTGAAATCAAGAAAAAATATCCGAATCTTTTTTACCATCTTGACCAAATTATGGGAAAAAAAGAGTAG
- a CDS encoding TraR/DksA family transcriptional regulator: MSSRHDLDIKSFEAILKTEKAKIGKNISLLKAELSSIVDEDEIDDIEGIAGLEIDNTNDQALLQKLEAEMSDINAALNKIALGTYGICERTGKPIPVARLSANPTARTIVGE; the protein is encoded by the coding sequence ATGAGTAGTCGACATGATCTGGATATCAAATCATTCGAAGCGATCCTAAAAACGGAAAAAGCAAAAATCGGAAAAAACATCTCTTTGTTAAAAGCAGAACTGAGCAGTATCGTTGATGAAGATGAAATCGACGATATAGAAGGTATAGCGGGGCTTGAAATCGACAATACGAACGACCAGGCACTTTTGCAAAAGCTGGAAGCAGAGATGTCGGATATCAATGCGGCGCTCAATAAGATCGCATTAGGTACCTACGGAATTTGTGAAAGAACCGGCAAGCCTATCCCCGTAGCTCGATTAAGTGCCAACCCTACCGCGCGAACGATCGTCGGCGAATAA
- a CDS encoding host attachment protein produces the protein MEYNGKYLIVADMGELKCYQVKWIEETDRYHLELQYDLDYIEGRQTPGETLSDGRGRFRHESGDDHGVEHESQQRLIHHIANDISVFLADIPEKSCYLAFPAKHHNELISALSKSAQNALAKNIAADLVKCPVEDLISHF, from the coding sequence ATGGAATATAACGGCAAATATCTTATCGTCGCCGATATGGGTGAACTTAAGTGTTATCAGGTGAAGTGGATTGAAGAGACAGACCGATATCATTTGGAGCTTCAGTACGATTTAGACTATATTGAAGGGCGACAGACTCCAGGGGAAACCCTTAGTGACGGCCGGGGCCGCTTCAGACACGAGAGCGGAGACGATCACGGTGTCGAACATGAAAGCCAACAGCGGTTGATTCATCACATAGCAAACGATATCTCTGTATTTTTAGCCGATATTCCGGAAAAGTCTTGTTATCTTGCATTCCCTGCAAAGCACCATAATGAACTAATATCCGCCCTATCGAAAAGCGCACAGAATGCGTTGGCAAAAAATATCGCCGCCGATCTTGTCAAATGTCCGGTAGAAGATCTGATTTCGCATTTTTAA